A segment of the Desulfofundulus kuznetsovii DSM 6115 genome:
AGCGGCGTGGGCGGTTTGGAGTTTGCCACCGGTATTCCCGGAACGGTAGGCGGGGCGGTGGTAATGAATGCCGGCGCCAACGGTTCGTCCATGGCCGACCTGGTACAGGAAGTTATGGTTATGGATTTATCCGGTGAGCTGGAACGGCGGAATGCCGGCGAACTGGGTTTTGGCTACCGGACCAGCAATTTGCTGGGCAGTTCGCTGGTGGTTCTGGAGGTGACGTGCCGGGGTGTAGCCCGGGACCCCGACCGGATCCGGGCGGATATGGAGCAGTATCTCGCCCGCCGCCGGGCTTCGCAGCCCCTGTCCTACCCCAGTGCCGGCAGCGTCTTTAAAAATCCTCCCGGGAAAACAGCCGGCTGGTTAATTGAGCAGGCCGGGTGCAAGGGTATGCGCCAGGGTGATGCCCAGGTATCTTTGGTCCACGCCAACTTTATAGTCAATTTGGGGAGGGCTACCGCCCGGGATGTGCAAATCCTGATCCACCGGGTGCAGCAACTGGTTTACGAGCGCTTCGGGATAGCTCTAACTCTGGAGGTACAGGTTCTCGGTGAGGATTGAGGCGGGGGTGACAGCATGGTCAGGTTTTTCATTACGGGCGGTAATCCCCTCCGGGGCACCGTGCGGGCCAGCGGAAGCAAGAACGCCACCCTGCCAATACTGGCCGCCTGTCTCTTGCACGGGGCACCTAACGTAATCCAGCAGGTGCCGGCGCTAAAAGACGTAACGACCATGTGCGATGTCCTGAAATACCTGGGTGCTCGGGTGAACAGGGAAGGGGATTCCATCAGGGTAGACGCCACGCATATCCAATCCCTGGAAGTAGGGGAAGACTTGATGCGCCGGATGCGGGCGTCCAACCTGGTGCTGGGGCCTCTTTTGGGGCGCTTTCGCCGGGTTAGAATCTCCCACCCCGGCGGCTGCAACATCGGCTCCCGGCCCATGAACCTGCATTTAAAAGGGCTCAAGGCCCTGGGGGCCAGGATTGAAGAAAAATTCGGCTATATTACCGTGGAGGCCGGTAAACTGGAGGGTGCCGAAATCCACCTGGATGTTCCCAGTGTGGGCGCTACCGAAAACATTATGATGGCTGCCGTGCTGGCCAGGGGCACAACCATCATTCGTAATGCTGCCAAGGAACCGGAGATCGTGGACCTGCAAAACTTTTTGAACCGGATGGGAGCGCGCATCAAGGGTGCGGGTACCGATGTGATCCGGATCGAAGGGGTAAAACACCTTAACTCCGTGGAACACGCGGTGATTCCCGATCGCATTGAAGCGGGAACCTACCTGGTGGCCGCTGCCATTACCGGCGGAGATGTTACGGTAACCAACGTCATTCCCGAACATCTGGAGCCCGTGCTCGCTAAGTTGAAGGAAATGGGCTTTTGGGTAGAGACGGGTGATGAACATGTGCGGGTGGCGGCCCAGGATCGGCGGCCGCGGGCGGTAGATATCAAAACGCTGCCCCATCCCGGCTTCCCTACCGATATGCAGCCCCAGATGATGGCCCTGGCCTGCCTGGCAGAAGGAACCAGCGTAATTACCGAAACAGTCTTTGAGAACCGTTTTAAACATGTGAGTGAACTCCGGCGGATGGGAGCCGACATCAAGGTGGAGGGGCAGATAGCCATCATCAAGGGGGTAGAAAGGCTCACCGGGGCCCCGGTTATGGCCACGGATTTGCGGGCGGGCGCCGCCCTGGTCCTGGCCGCCCTTGCTGCCGAAAACGGTACCGTGGTTGAAGGCGTGGAACATATCGACCGGGGCTACGAAAAGATGGAACAAAAATATACCGCCCTGGGGGCCAGAATTATGAGGATATCCACTTAGCGTGGTTCTTTTTTAGTTTTGGGTGGACAAGTTTTTCCGGTTGCTATAATATTTTGTATAATAATCCGGGAACGGGAAAACGGGTGTTATTATTTGTTTGGGCCAGCCGGCGGGCTGGCCGGGTAACAAGGGATGCCAGCCGCGGGCATCAATTCTGCCGGTTCCGGGACAAAATATTAGGAGTGGTGAGGTTGGGCATACCGCGGCATACCGGAAAATATCTTGTGGAAAGGATTTTGTTTGCCTTTGTGGTCCTGCTGGCCGCCTTTATTCTCCTGGGTTCACCCCTGTTCGAGGTGCGCGAGATTGAAGTTACCGGCAACAGTGCCCTGCCGGAAAAAAAAATTGTGGAGCTTTCGGGGATCACCGCCGGAACAAATATTTTCAAGGTTAATTTAAAAGAGTCCGAG
Coding sequences within it:
- the murB gene encoding UDP-N-acetylmuramate dehydrogenase, which gives rise to MTLPAGFKELNALLPGQVKANEPMARHTTWRIGGPADIFVEPAGVKELARLVTWVHGRNLPLYFIGNGSNLLVKDGGIRGIVVKIGRAFGQVQVRETTLIAGAGTMLGLLASVAQKSGVGGLEFATGIPGTVGGAVVMNAGANGSSMADLVQEVMVMDLSGELERRNAGELGFGYRTSNLLGSSLVVLEVTCRGVARDPDRIRADMEQYLARRRASQPLSYPSAGSVFKNPPGKTAGWLIEQAGCKGMRQGDAQVSLVHANFIVNLGRATARDVQILIHRVQQLVYERFGIALTLEVQVLGED
- the murA gene encoding UDP-N-acetylglucosamine 1-carboxyvinyltransferase, with amino-acid sequence MVRFFITGGNPLRGTVRASGSKNATLPILAACLLHGAPNVIQQVPALKDVTTMCDVLKYLGARVNREGDSIRVDATHIQSLEVGEDLMRRMRASNLVLGPLLGRFRRVRISHPGGCNIGSRPMNLHLKGLKALGARIEEKFGYITVEAGKLEGAEIHLDVPSVGATENIMMAAVLARGTTIIRNAAKEPEIVDLQNFLNRMGARIKGAGTDVIRIEGVKHLNSVEHAVIPDRIEAGTYLVAAAITGGDVTVTNVIPEHLEPVLAKLKEMGFWVETGDEHVRVAAQDRRPRAVDIKTLPHPGFPTDMQPQMMALACLAEGTSVITETVFENRFKHVSELRRMGADIKVEGQIAIIKGVERLTGAPVMATDLRAGAALVLAALAAENGTVVEGVEHIDRGYEKMEQKYTALGARIMRIST